One window from the genome of Streptomyces cadmiisoli encodes:
- a CDS encoding replication-relaxation family protein, whose amino-acid sequence MWHLTVAGQRAVAEGGDVVVRPHAATGERAVAAGLAPHGMAVTEVITLWGGPILDWEVEVDHTIDKVRRVVSDAVLYRPGRGAEAEFLEVDRYTLSLPRLALKLRAYETYSQATFHEGERGTIGRTKWLWRERYPHSALFPVVRLVLAGTDDCDALDQRARALQQRIRGIRPRVDVAALPRLQRQPSTEWTWRPIGQSDEQAQTQVA is encoded by the coding sequence GTGTGGCACCTGACCGTGGCCGGGCAGCGGGCCGTGGCTGAAGGCGGCGACGTCGTCGTACGGCCGCACGCCGCGACGGGCGAGCGGGCGGTAGCTGCCGGTCTCGCCCCGCACGGCATGGCCGTCACCGAGGTCATCACCCTGTGGGGCGGCCCGATCCTGGACTGGGAGGTCGAGGTGGACCACACAATCGACAAGGTCCGCCGGGTGGTCTCCGACGCCGTGCTGTACCGGCCCGGCCGGGGAGCGGAGGCGGAGTTCCTGGAGGTGGACCGGTACACGTTGTCGCTGCCCCGGCTCGCCCTGAAGCTGCGAGCGTACGAGACGTACAGCCAGGCCACGTTCCACGAGGGGGAGCGCGGCACGATCGGCCGGACGAAGTGGCTGTGGCGCGAGCGGTACCCGCACAGCGCCCTCTTCCCCGTCGTGCGCCTGGTCCTCGCCGGCACCGATGATTGCGACGCGCTCGACCAGCGGGCCCGGGCCCTGCAGCAGCGCATCCGCGGCATCCGGCCCCGGGTCGACGTCGCCGCACTGCCCCGGCTGCAGCGCCAGCCGTCCACCGAGTGGACCTGGCGGCCGATCGGGCAGAGCGACGAACAGGCGCAGACCCAGGTGGCGTGA
- a CDS encoding acetylating acetaldehyde dehydrogenase produces the protein MSSNTVNAAVLGSGLLGLDLVERMQNSPHLSCGLVVGRTSHSRGLAQAAKLGCATAAGGVAALLDSGQTFDIVFDATNAFEHPEHWARLAGTGTVLIDLTPTRAGALIVPTVNGDQAAQHQHIGLVSCGGQASIPVLYALAQHFRPQYVEMVATAASVSVGRASRLNLDEYVETTQDAIRRFTGTGAAKAMLNVSAAAPPPPFRIAMTMVAPGLKPGPVSDVVESAAAAMRTVVPGYRITSCTVTGDTVRVISEVTATRNRMPVHAGNLEVISAAAIYGAEQHALAKVPALKELAR, from the coding sequence ATGTCATCGAACACCGTTAACGCGGCCGTCCTCGGCTCCGGCTTACTCGGGCTCGACTTGGTCGAGCGCATGCAGAACTCCCCGCACCTGAGCTGCGGGCTCGTCGTCGGCCGCACCAGCCACAGCCGCGGACTGGCGCAGGCCGCCAAGCTGGGCTGCGCCACCGCAGCGGGCGGCGTCGCCGCCCTGCTCGACTCCGGCCAGACCTTCGACATCGTCTTCGACGCCACCAACGCCTTCGAGCACCCCGAGCACTGGGCCCGGCTCGCTGGCACCGGCACGGTACTCATCGACCTGACACCCACCCGTGCCGGTGCGCTGATCGTGCCGACCGTGAACGGCGACCAGGCCGCCCAACACCAGCACATCGGCCTCGTCTCCTGCGGCGGGCAGGCATCGATCCCCGTCCTGTACGCCCTCGCCCAGCACTTCCGGCCGCAGTACGTGGAGATGGTCGCCACAGCTGCCAGCGTCAGCGTAGGTCGGGCCAGCCGCCTCAACCTCGACGAATACGTGGAGACGACCCAGGACGCGATCCGCCGGTTCACCGGCACCGGCGCGGCCAAGGCGATGCTGAACGTCTCCGCGGCCGCGCCACCGCCGCCATTCCGCATCGCCATGACGATGGTGGCCCCCGGGCTGAAGCCGGGCCCGGTCAGTGACGTCGTGGAATCCGCTGCGGCGGCCATGCGGACCGTCGTGCCCGGCTACCGGATCACCTCGTGCACCGTCACCGGCGACACGGTCCGTGTGATCTCGGAGGTGACCGCCACCCGCAACCGGATGCCGGTGCACGCCGGGAACCTCGAAGTGATCAGCGCCGCCGCCATCTATGGGGCCGAGCAGCACGCCCTCGCCAAGGTCCCCGCGCTGAAGGAGCTCGCCCGATGA
- the dmpG gene encoding 4-hydroxy-2-oxovalerate aldolase, with amino-acid sequence MTAQTTVIMHDPTLRDGQHAVRHQLDAEQIRTYAAAVDAAGVPVVEVGHGNGIGASSLQVGRSKLSDDEMLATAREALTRSRLATLMLPGWATTADLRNAVRHGVDVVRVAAHCTEASVTERHLGVLRELGAEAQGVLLMSHMASPGELAEQCMLMVGYGAQAVCIFDSAGYYLPDDVTARITAITAAVEVPVAFHGHNNLGMAVANSVAAVAAGARTIDACARGFGAGAGNTQLEVLVAVLERYGHRTGIDLRRLADAADLAEKTLMPAPPTIDSTSLVSGLSGVFSGFKKPVLAAAESQGVHPWDIFVELGQRRVIAGQEDLILDAARTLAAQGAIR; translated from the coding sequence ATGACCGCCCAGACCACGGTGATCATGCACGACCCCACCTTGCGCGACGGCCAGCACGCCGTAAGGCACCAGCTGGATGCCGAGCAGATCCGCACCTACGCCGCGGCGGTCGACGCGGCCGGTGTCCCGGTGGTCGAGGTCGGCCACGGCAACGGGATCGGCGCCTCCTCCCTGCAGGTCGGCCGCAGCAAGCTCAGCGACGATGAGATGCTCGCCACCGCCCGCGAAGCCCTCACCCGCAGCAGGCTGGCCACCCTCATGCTGCCCGGCTGGGCCACCACCGCCGATTTGCGCAACGCCGTCCGCCACGGCGTGGATGTGGTGCGCGTGGCCGCCCACTGCACCGAGGCCAGCGTCACCGAACGCCACCTGGGCGTCCTCCGCGAGCTCGGCGCCGAGGCGCAGGGCGTGCTGCTGATGAGCCACATGGCCAGTCCCGGCGAACTCGCCGAGCAGTGCATGCTGATGGTCGGCTATGGGGCGCAGGCGGTGTGCATCTTCGACAGCGCCGGTTACTACCTGCCTGACGATGTCACCGCCCGGATCACCGCCATCACCGCGGCGGTGGAGGTGCCGGTGGCGTTCCACGGGCACAACAACCTCGGGATGGCCGTGGCGAACTCGGTTGCGGCCGTCGCGGCCGGCGCCCGCACGATCGACGCGTGCGCGCGGGGATTCGGCGCGGGCGCGGGCAACACCCAGCTGGAAGTTCTCGTGGCCGTGCTGGAGCGCTACGGCCACCGGACCGGGATCGATCTGCGGCGCCTGGCCGACGCCGCCGATCTCGCCGAGAAGACGCTGATGCCCGCCCCGCCGACGATCGACTCCACCAGCCTCGTCTCGGGGCTGTCCGGGGTGTTCTCCGGGTTCAAAAAGCCCGTTCTGGCCGCCGCCGAGAGCCAGGGAGTGCACCCCTGGGACATCTTCGTGGAGCTCGGCCAGCGCCGGGTCATCGCCGGGCAGGAGGACCTGATCCTGGACGCGGCGCGCACCCTGGCGGCACAGGGGGCGATTCGATGA
- a CDS encoding NUDIX domain-containing protein — MPNQPQAPAVELSGVCRLLLAETDPPRLTDEQTAAMERRWEEAVTANPALFDGPTVVCAGLEWKDSETLLLTWYRATYRLYVLRLDPVHAVSAPSVFVSVAQPTDDGRLLVGRMASSTAAPGRWQLPGGTIEPPKVGAALDVECLRRHAALELAEEAGREVASEDLELWAVTRGDKGNVGVHFRAPACPAEALTEQYTQLVAAESAQGRTSELDCIAFIGSDADVAGLGGRYADFLPVLAARHAANGTTDQAYKRR, encoded by the coding sequence TTGCCCAACCAACCGCAGGCTCCCGCAGTTGAGCTTTCCGGTGTCTGCCGCCTGCTCCTTGCGGAGACTGATCCGCCCCGGCTGACCGATGAGCAGACGGCGGCGATGGAGCGCAGGTGGGAAGAGGCCGTCACGGCGAACCCGGCGCTGTTCGACGGGCCGACCGTGGTGTGCGCAGGACTGGAGTGGAAGGACTCCGAGACCCTGCTCCTGACCTGGTACCGGGCGACCTACCGCCTGTACGTACTGCGGCTGGACCCGGTCCACGCCGTGTCCGCCCCGTCGGTGTTCGTGTCCGTTGCGCAGCCCACGGACGACGGGCGGCTGCTGGTGGGACGTATGGCGTCGTCCACTGCGGCCCCCGGGCGCTGGCAGCTGCCCGGCGGGACGATCGAGCCCCCCAAGGTGGGCGCCGCCCTGGACGTGGAGTGCCTGCGCCGGCACGCCGCGCTGGAACTCGCGGAGGAGGCCGGGCGGGAAGTCGCCTCCGAAGACCTGGAGCTGTGGGCGGTGACCCGAGGCGACAAGGGCAACGTGGGCGTGCACTTCCGCGCTCCCGCCTGCCCGGCCGAGGCGCTCACCGAGCAGTACACGCAGCTTGTCGCCGCCGAGAGCGCCCAGGGCCGCACCTCGGAGCTGGACTGCATCGCGTTCATCGGGTCGGACGCCGATGTGGCGGGGCTCGGCGGCCGCTACGCCGACTTCCTGCCGGTGCTCGCCGCACGCCATGCCGCGAATGGCACGACCGACCAGGCCTACAAGCGGAGGTAG
- a CDS encoding DUF6415 family natural product biosynthesis protein, protein MADAASSATATVPAPRPAGAGNNVPVDSETIRQSYEAVLSASRRLASEDWERLGGLLRGHVQLLVPELAGVEPRMRGEQRRTARHVLAGTRHRLAEGIGTSSKGVWDLAIQCRALLTLHEHPGPLQAARPVAGVRS, encoded by the coding sequence GTGGCAGACGCTGCAAGCAGCGCAACGGCGACAGTCCCGGCGCCCCGCCCAGCGGGCGCCGGCAACAACGTCCCGGTCGATTCCGAGACCATCCGGCAGTCGTACGAGGCGGTCCTGTCGGCCTCGCGGCGCCTGGCGAGTGAGGACTGGGAGAGGCTCGGTGGCCTGCTGCGCGGGCACGTCCAGCTCCTGGTGCCGGAACTCGCCGGGGTGGAGCCGCGCATGCGTGGTGAGCAGCGGCGCACCGCCCGGCACGTCCTCGCCGGAACCCGCCACAGGCTGGCGGAGGGGATCGGCACCTCATCCAAGGGCGTCTGGGATCTCGCCATCCAGTGCCGTGCCCTGCTCACCCTCCATGAGCATCCCGGCCCTCTGCAGGCGGCGCGGCCCGTCGCTGGTGTGCGGTCATGA
- a CDS encoding helix-turn-helix domain-containing protein, whose product MGRRENPIAPCDRELEKLVLYLRDHRNWAGLNYKELAVRSGCSASTLIRAASGEHMPKLKTVRAYALGCGADPDEAERLWKRARYRAARGCQEPVPHARYVRNFAELHAALADLYQKDGARPYRELEAASDGVLAHATVGRFLRQEGGRPTRQFVREFAIACGAKGMALREWEQAWDRAEEQRLGGTPTVVARRRASEVVLPDGRPVYFHSDPERTPDGQEIRRLTPTGPHSDGHTVIALSRAIGAMSSKSCPVCTTNTRSPDSVLPQAELEAARSLLRMQPPTRSRQSVRRGSVIVGTAATGTGAARARRAPSRLVVNAGAGFGDSLASGPTGTRRS is encoded by the coding sequence ATGGGACGGCGGGAGAACCCGATCGCCCCCTGCGACCGGGAGCTGGAGAAACTGGTCCTCTACCTGCGGGACCACCGCAATTGGGCCGGGCTGAACTACAAGGAACTCGCCGTGCGGTCCGGATGCAGCGCCTCGACGCTGATCCGGGCCGCGTCCGGCGAGCACATGCCGAAGCTGAAGACAGTCCGGGCCTACGCCCTGGGTTGCGGCGCCGACCCCGATGAGGCCGAGCGGCTGTGGAAACGGGCCCGCTACCGGGCCGCCCGCGGCTGCCAGGAGCCCGTTCCGCACGCACGGTACGTACGGAACTTCGCAGAGCTGCACGCGGCGCTGGCCGACCTCTACCAGAAGGACGGCGCCCGGCCGTACCGCGAACTGGAGGCCGCCAGCGACGGCGTCCTGGCCCACGCCACTGTCGGGCGGTTCCTCCGCCAGGAGGGCGGACGCCCCACCCGCCAGTTCGTCCGGGAGTTCGCCATAGCCTGCGGGGCCAAGGGGATGGCCCTCCGCGAGTGGGAACAGGCATGGGACCGGGCCGAGGAACAGCGGCTGGGCGGAACGCCCACGGTCGTAGCACGGCGCCGGGCCTCCGAAGTCGTCCTTCCGGACGGCCGCCCGGTGTACTTCCACTCGGATCCCGAGCGCACCCCCGACGGACAGGAGATCCGGCGTCTCACCCCCACTGGGCCTCACTCGGACGGCCACACCGTCATCGCGCTTTCCCGGGCGATCGGTGCGATGTCCTCCAAGTCCTGCCCTGTCTGCACGACCAACACGCGGTCACCCGACTCCGTATTGCCGCAGGCTGAACTGGAGGCTGCTCGGAGCCTGCTCCGCATGCAGCCGCCGACCCGATCCCGGCAATCCGTGCGACGGGGGTCGGTGATCGTGGGGACCGCCGCCACCGGGACAGGTGCCGCGAGAGCAAGAAGGGCACCTTCGCGTCTGGTGGTGAATGCCGGGGCCGGCTTCGGGGACAGCCTGGCCAGCGGTCCGACCGGCACCCGGCGTTCCTGA
- a CDS encoding HpcH/HpaI aldolase/citrate lyase family protein gives MMQTLAPAGVWFVTPGHASGRFPAAHGCGADVALVDLEDSVPAAVKPQARQNAAAFFTAPTAAGCVLGVRISSPTTRDGILDLTAIADFPVRPDVVLIPKVESARDFEIAAGALDAPGYTPHLYALIETPRALEELPSIVRAERIAGVVFGTADYATALGCSKSWEAMLHARSALVTSAAAAGICAIDSPFFDLDDLDGLRGEAERARNLGFAGKCCVHPRQLPVVTSVFTPTDEEVAAARAIVAASEEAGGRIVRVNGQMIGPPMVKAARALLARVDGRTPRGVSV, from the coding sequence ATGATGCAGACGCTGGCCCCCGCCGGGGTGTGGTTCGTCACGCCCGGCCACGCCTCCGGCCGTTTCCCTGCCGCGCACGGCTGCGGCGCCGACGTCGCCCTCGTCGACCTGGAGGACTCCGTGCCCGCCGCGGTGAAACCGCAGGCCCGCCAGAACGCCGCCGCGTTCTTCACTGCCCCCACGGCGGCCGGCTGCGTCCTCGGCGTCCGGATCAGCTCTCCCACCACCCGGGACGGCATCCTCGACCTGACGGCTATCGCCGACTTCCCGGTCCGGCCGGACGTCGTGCTGATCCCCAAGGTCGAGTCGGCCCGGGACTTCGAGATCGCCGCCGGGGCCCTCGACGCGCCCGGCTACACGCCGCACCTGTATGCGCTGATCGAGACGCCGCGTGCGCTTGAAGAGCTGCCGTCGATCGTGCGGGCCGAGCGCATCGCCGGGGTGGTGTTCGGGACCGCTGACTACGCGACGGCCCTCGGCTGCTCCAAGAGCTGGGAAGCGATGCTGCACGCCCGGTCCGCGCTGGTCACCAGCGCCGCCGCCGCAGGAATCTGCGCCATCGACTCCCCGTTCTTCGACCTGGACGACCTGGACGGGCTGCGAGGCGAAGCCGAACGCGCCAGGAACCTGGGCTTCGCCGGGAAGTGCTGTGTGCACCCCCGCCAGCTCCCCGTCGTCACCAGCGTGTTCACCCCGACGGACGAGGAAGTCGCCGCCGCCCGCGCCATCGTGGCCGCCTCCGAGGAAGCGGGCGGCCGCATCGTGCGCGTCAACGGGCAGATGATCGGCCCGCCCATGGTCAAAGCCGCCCGGGCACTGTTGGCTCGCGTGGACGGCCGCACGCCGCGTGGGGTGAGCGTGTGA
- a CDS encoding 2-keto-4-pentenoate hydratase: protein MASPASADNHPAVQMAGPEAEEEVLAGLARELADAARTGVPVRSLSKRFPGLSLQDAYRIQRINLEERVSAGARVAGHKIGLTSAAMQEQMGIDEPDAGVVLTSMVAASGARLRSADFMNPRIETEIAFRLGRDLAEASDLATVCSAVGEVLLAFEVLDTVFADWNITLVDSIADNAACAGVITGSPVPFDPAWDLAAEQIRAEADGEMVAAGQGRDILGDPLKALVWLTHRLPVLGTTLRAGDIVLAGSVHASLPLTPGTNFRATSTRLPAIHLRVV from the coding sequence ATGGCCAGTCCCGCAAGCGCCGACAACCATCCGGCCGTACAGATGGCCGGGCCCGAGGCGGAGGAGGAGGTCTTAGCGGGGCTGGCACGGGAGCTGGCCGACGCTGCCCGAACCGGCGTTCCTGTCCGATCGCTGTCGAAGCGTTTCCCGGGCCTGAGCCTTCAGGACGCCTACCGCATCCAGCGAATCAACCTGGAGGAGCGGGTTTCGGCAGGGGCCCGGGTCGCCGGTCACAAGATCGGACTGACCTCGGCCGCGATGCAGGAACAGATGGGCATTGACGAGCCCGACGCCGGAGTCGTTCTGACCAGCATGGTCGCTGCCAGCGGAGCCCGGCTGCGGTCGGCCGACTTCATGAACCCCAGGATCGAGACCGAGATCGCCTTCCGGCTCGGTCGCGACCTGGCCGAGGCCTCGGACCTGGCCACCGTCTGTTCGGCTGTGGGCGAGGTGCTCCTCGCGTTTGAGGTCCTCGACACCGTCTTCGCCGACTGGAACATCACCTTGGTCGACAGCATCGCCGACAACGCCGCCTGTGCCGGCGTCATCACCGGCAGTCCGGTCCCGTTCGATCCGGCATGGGACCTGGCCGCCGAGCAGATCCGGGCGGAGGCCGACGGCGAGATGGTCGCGGCCGGGCAGGGGCGCGACATCCTCGGCGACCCGCTCAAGGCGCTGGTCTGGCTGACGCACCGCCTGCCCGTCCTGGGCACCACCTTGCGCGCCGGAGACATCGTCCTGGCCGGATCGGTACACGCGAGCCTCCCGCTCACCCCTGGCACAAACTTCCGGGCCACCTCCACCCGGCTCCCCGCCATCCATCTGCGGGTCGTCTGA
- a CDS encoding ATP-binding protein — MTTMTAPRPRMKGYPGYRLTADRAPKTAKEARLLARVAMAVWGLEDDAETAALVMSEFVANTVRHAHGPRIILTVSRPACDRVYLAVTDRSPDRHPQLRTPDEDAGHGRGLLLVDDLANRWGFDLLRSRRSGELSAKRVWAELKLVRRSPL, encoded by the coding sequence ATGACGACCATGACGGCGCCCCGGCCCCGGATGAAGGGGTATCCCGGCTACCGGCTGACCGCCGACCGCGCCCCGAAGACGGCAAAGGAGGCCCGGCTGCTCGCGCGCGTAGCGATGGCGGTGTGGGGCCTGGAGGACGACGCGGAGACGGCTGCCCTGGTGATGTCCGAATTCGTCGCCAACACCGTGCGGCACGCACACGGCCCAAGGATCATTTTGACCGTGAGCCGCCCGGCATGCGACCGGGTGTACCTCGCCGTCACCGACCGCTCCCCCGACCGGCACCCGCAGCTGCGCACGCCCGACGAGGACGCCGGCCACGGCCGCGGCCTCCTCCTTGTCGACGACCTCGCCAACCGCTGGGGCTTCGACCTGCTCCGCTCTCGCCGCAGCGGCGAACTGTCGGCCAAACGCGTATGGGCCGAGCTGAAGCTCGTACGGCGGTCCCCACTGTGA
- a CDS encoding Imm10 family immunity protein, whose protein sequence is MTYRFTARVATTEIDPDGYFTEAALAEGEDGSGFILMFMAGEDDPDDQEVALGMDTHCLVTAGQGTAYGCVREAVLAGNILRVSLDPEALDDLRLSDSEIEAVIEAPAEDVVLFREVLAQVLAYGRADAMPIRVAV, encoded by the coding sequence ATGACATACCGGTTCACTGCTCGTGTCGCCACAACAGAGATCGACCCTGACGGCTACTTCACCGAGGCTGCTCTCGCCGAAGGGGAGGACGGAAGCGGATTCATTTTGATGTTCATGGCGGGCGAGGATGACCCAGATGATCAGGAGGTCGCCTTGGGCATGGACACACACTGCCTGGTCACAGCCGGACAGGGGACCGCGTACGGCTGTGTGCGCGAAGCCGTTCTAGCGGGCAACATCCTCCGCGTCTCGCTTGACCCTGAAGCGCTGGATGACCTGCGGTTGAGCGACAGCGAGATCGAAGCTGTCATTGAAGCCCCGGCCGAGGACGTCGTCCTGTTCCGAGAAGTCCTCGCCCAGGTACTCGCCTATGGACGTGCGGACGCTATGCCGATTCGTGTAGCCGTCTGA
- a CDS encoding MaoC family dehydratase has product MTTSIPTPAGYRRIAEGRYREVVGLGYHELREGLVIEHRPGRTITEADNVVMTTLGGNDAPIHTDARYSTLTQWGRPLVCSSITLHIVGGMTVRSTSGLTIANLGFEEIRFTHPVFVGDTLYAETEITGRRLSRSRPDTGIVTSRTTGKNQEGAAVVTFTRSFFVPIDADAVRDRTNY; this is encoded by the coding sequence GTGACCACCAGCATCCCCACACCAGCGGGGTATCGGCGGATCGCCGAGGGCCGCTACCGAGAAGTCGTCGGCCTGGGCTACCACGAGCTGCGTGAGGGCCTGGTCATCGAACACCGGCCCGGGCGAACCATCACCGAGGCCGACAACGTCGTGATGACCACGCTCGGCGGCAACGACGCCCCGATCCACACGGACGCCCGCTACAGCACTCTCACCCAGTGGGGCAGGCCCCTGGTGTGCAGCAGCATCACCCTCCACATCGTCGGCGGGATGACCGTACGCAGCACCAGCGGCCTGACTATCGCCAACCTCGGCTTCGAAGAGATCCGCTTCACCCATCCCGTGTTCGTGGGCGACACCCTCTACGCGGAGACGGAGATCACCGGCCGCCGCCTGTCCCGCAGCCGCCCGGACACCGGGATCGTCACGAGCCGCACGACCGGCAAGAACCAGGAGGGTGCGGCCGTGGTGACCTTCACGCGCAGCTTCTTCGTCCCCATCGATGCCGATGCCGTCCGCGACCGGACCAACTACTAG
- a CDS encoding GNAT family N-acetyltransferase, which translates to MPDAIRIVQADDELWQQYDALATRSYGHPVGDITRLRPHADIRVAVRDGRVIAGGLGLLVPQFFGGAPVPSALLSAGCVAPEERGARLSVDMLAERLRHLREQAAVISTLWTTSGGYVRRFGWEAPVPVFAWSIATDDLKRAFTRSGLPVEHGRTTEADELQRRLARQWNGPVLRPDWWPAWIDNKQQLTTYRFGPAQSPTGSLSLAMKRSERHGMQLTVHDFWAADADTVGEMMAFLASHHTRAPAIHFRRSALPPYPALLHNLHRYRLTAEAWHPWMLRILDLEEAVRLRGWPDDLDIDVPVDIEGEDGETWGQYLLEVKGGAGQITKTHTAGEVRLTRRQLAVWYAGGYRTATAARLAGVDAGSEEVLNRLIRTTEHEPWLPDHF; encoded by the coding sequence ATGCCTGATGCGATCCGGATCGTGCAGGCCGACGACGAGTTGTGGCAGCAGTACGACGCCCTCGCCACCCGCAGCTACGGCCATCCCGTGGGCGACATCACCCGCCTGCGCCCGCACGCGGACATCCGCGTCGCCGTCCGGGACGGGCGGGTCATCGCGGGCGGCCTCGGCCTCCTCGTCCCGCAGTTCTTCGGCGGGGCCCCCGTGCCCTCCGCCCTGCTCAGTGCCGGGTGCGTCGCCCCCGAAGAACGCGGCGCCCGCCTCTCCGTCGACATGCTCGCCGAACGGCTTCGTCACCTGCGCGAGCAGGCAGCGGTGATCTCCACGCTGTGGACGACATCGGGCGGGTACGTCCGCCGTTTCGGCTGGGAGGCCCCCGTTCCCGTGTTCGCGTGGTCCATCGCCACCGACGACCTCAAGCGGGCCTTCACCCGCTCTGGGCTGCCGGTCGAGCACGGCCGTACGACGGAAGCCGACGAGCTGCAACGCCGCCTGGCCCGGCAGTGGAACGGGCCCGTGCTGCGACCGGACTGGTGGCCCGCTTGGATCGACAACAAGCAACAGCTGACCACGTACCGGTTCGGCCCGGCACAGTCCCCCACGGGGTCGCTATCGCTCGCCATGAAGCGCAGCGAGCGGCACGGGATGCAGCTGACCGTGCACGACTTCTGGGCCGCCGACGCGGACACCGTCGGCGAGATGATGGCGTTCCTCGCCAGCCATCACACCCGCGCCCCAGCCATCCACTTCCGGCGCTCCGCCCTTCCCCCGTACCCGGCTCTGCTGCACAACCTCCACCGGTACCGGCTGACGGCGGAAGCGTGGCACCCGTGGATGCTCCGCATCCTCGACCTGGAGGAAGCGGTGCGGCTGCGGGGCTGGCCGGATGACCTCGACATCGACGTTCCCGTGGACATCGAAGGCGAGGACGGTGAGACCTGGGGCCAGTACCTGCTCGAAGTGAAAGGCGGCGCCGGACAGATCACCAAGACGCACACCGCTGGTGAAGTCCGGCTCACCCGACGGCAACTGGCCGTCTGGTACGCCGGCGGCTACCGGACAGCGACCGCAGCACGCCTGGCCGGAGTGGACGCAGGCTCCGAGGAGGTGCTCAACAGACTGATCCGCACCACAGAGCACGAACCTTGGTTGCCCGACCACTTCTAG